In Scleropages formosus chromosome 18, fSclFor1.1, whole genome shotgun sequence, one DNA window encodes the following:
- the ankrd34a gene encoding ankyrin repeat domain-containing protein 34A: MGDGGPLHTEGNALLKAVFQGKLRLARLLLEGGAYINEGNERGETPIVAACLAGYEDPQNRHKMVRYLLEKGADPNIPDKSGRTALMHACAEQAGKEVVSLLLEYGADPSLKDYSGSSALVHAINKGDRATLQILLDACKAKGKEVIIITTDTSPSGTKKTKQYLNSPPSPGVVDKLTPVSCMSPSEVEIRTSGSPGNDHEEEEGIFTFAVQPALLLPGARPPGEKKAPPRKLLKRLNSEPWGLVAPSVLSGAVKDIGDGELEEEEKVITEMNGLSISGPGRPPLSRRHSIETHDPCSPKLIDRSCSEDCATLSTSSWADKVQQHQILYRRNTAPESQETAVPVSVAIRALAHPKLTRMEHYESDTHLCPESIPGSPDSGRVSVERRKYNASPLSLLTSSSRESLDSIPNSVSPITMRRRPPGLLERRGSGTLLLDHISHTRPGFLPPLNVNPQRPIPDIRANGKPTSPVHSGHKILVPVAPSSPKRGPDFKLKKKLMRRHSMQTEQMKQLSTFQEILAEKVIEFTGD, encoded by the coding sequence ATGGGTGACGGAGGCCCCCTACATACAGAGGGGAATGCCCTCCTGAAGGCGGTCTTCCAGGGTAAGCTAAGGTTGGCTCGCCTGCTGCTTGAAGGGGGCGCCTACATCAATGAGGGAAATGAGCGTGGGGAGACACCCATAGTTGCAGCCTGCTTGGCAGGATACGAGGACCCCCAGAACCGCCACAAAATGGTGCGCTACCTCTTGGAGAAGGGTGCCGACCCCAACATCCCCGACAAGTCTGGCCGGACGGCTTTAATGCATGCCTGTGCTGAACAGGCTGGTAAGGAGGTAGTATCTTTGCTCCTGGAGTATGGGGCTGATCCGAGCCTCAAAGACTACTCGGGATCCTCTGCTCTGGTCCACGCCATCAACAAAGGGGACCGGGCGACCTTGCAGATCCTGCTGGATGCCTGTAAGGCCAAAGGAAAAGAAGTTATTATCATCACTACTGATACTTCCCCCTCGGGCACCAAAAAGACCAAGCAATACCTCAACTCACCACCCTCTCCTGGAGTGGTTGACAAGCTCACCCCGGTGTCCTGTATGTCACCCTCAGAGGTAGAGATCCGTACCTCTGGCTCTCCAGGTAACGACCATGAGGAGGAAGAAGGCATTTTCACCTTTGCTGTTCAGCCTGCTTTACTTCTGCCTGGTGCTCGCCCCCCTGGGGAGAAGAAGGCTCCCCCTCGCAAGCTTCTTAAACGGTTGAACTCGGAGCCTTGGGGGCTGGTGGCCCCCTCAGTCTTAAGTGGGGCAGTCAAAGATATAGGAGATGGAGagctagaggaggaggagaaagtcATTACTGAAATGAACGGCTTGTCCATCTCGGGCCCTGGGAGGCCTCCTCTGTCTCGCAGACACAGTATTGAAACACATGACCCTTGTTCCCCAAAACTCATTGACCGTTCATGCTCAGAGGACTGTGCCACCCTCTCTACCTCCTCTTGGGCAGACAAGGTACAACAGCACCAGATTCTTTACCGCAGGAACACCGCACCCGAATCCCAGGAGACAGCAGTACCAGTGTCAGTTGCAATTCGTGCTCTGGCTCATCCAAAACTGACGCGAATGGAGCACTATGAGTCGGACACACACCTCTGCCCTGAGTCCATCCCGGGCTCTCCAGATTCTGGCCGTGTGTCGGTAGAGCGCCGCAAGTACAATGCCTCACCGCTCTCTCTGCTCACCAGCTCCTCCCGGGAGTCCTTGGACAGCATTCCCAACTCCGTGTCTCCCATCACCATGCGACGCCGGCCTCCAGGGCTTCTGGAGCGCAGAGGGTCTGGAACCCTTCTCCTAGACCACATCTCCCACACCCGACCTGGATTCCTCCCACCACTCAATGTCAACCCTCAGAGGCCTATCCCTGACATTCGAGCTAATGGTAAGCCCACTTCCCCAGTCCACTCAGGGCATAAAATCTTGGTGCCGGTGGCCCCAAGCTCTCCAAAGCGTGGCCCTGACTTCAAGCTTAAAAAGAAGCTAATGAGGAGACACTCCATGCAAACAGAGCAGATGAAGCAGCTGTCCACTTTCCAGGAGATCTTGGCGGAAAAGGTGATAGAGTTTACTGGGGATTGA
- the polr3glb gene encoding DNA-directed RNA polymerase III subunit RPC7-like isoform X2 — protein MAGRGRGRGRGQLTFNIEAVGIGKGENLPPATLQPTPLFPPMEHKPIPLQTGEEAEYMLALKQELRGAMKNLPFYIRPAAPKKDVERYSDKYQSSEPTDNTIEWDPDWKRLPKELRIRVRKPAKDKAPVAPKCAKPPCVDKEEIIRKLETLEKKEEELSSDEEEQEKKKQEEEEQEGEEEYDEEEFEDETDYIMSYFDNGEEFGGDSDDNMDEAIY, from the exons ATGGCGGGAAGAGGACGTGGGCGCGGCCGCGGTCAGCTGACATTCAACATAGAGGCTGTAGGAATTGGAAAAGGAGAGAACCTGCCTCCAGCCACTCTTCAGCCCACCCCGCTTTTCCCG CCCATGGAGCACAAGCCGATCCCCCTGCAGACAGGCGAGGAGGCTGAGTACATGCTGGCCCTCAAGCAGGAGCTCAGGGGAGCCATGAAGAACCTTCCCTTCTACATCAGGCCAGCTGCACCTAAGAAAG ATGTCGAACGCTACTCAGACAAATACCAGAGTTCAGAACCAACTGACAACACCATTGAGTGGGATCCTG ACTGGAAGCGGCTGCCCAAGGAGTTGCGTATCAGAGTACGGAAGCCAGCGAAGGACA AGGCCCCAGTAGCACCAAAATGCGCCAAGCCACCTTGTGTCGACAAAGAGGAGATCATCCGCAAACTGGAG ACCCtggaaaagaaagaggaagaacTGAGCTCTGAtgaagaggagcaggagaaaaagaagcaagaagaggaagagcaggaaggcGAGGAGGAGTATGACGAGGAAGAGTTTGAAGAT GAAACGGACTACATCATGTCATACTTTGACAATGGGGAGGAGTTTGGTGGAGACAGCGATGACAACATGGACGAGGCTATTTATTAA
- the polr3glb gene encoding DNA-directed RNA polymerase III subunit RPC7-like isoform X1 — protein sequence MAGRGRGRGRGQLTFNIEAVGIGKGENLPPATLQPTPLFPPMEHKPIPLQTGEEAEYMLALKQELRGAMKNLPFYIRPAAPKKDVERYSDKYQSSEPTDNTIEWDPDWKRLPKELRIRVRKPAKDKAPVAPKCAKPPCVDKEEIIRKLEVRPGSRFDSKGPLCCPWLSAASMQLVCRVSRAPVDVLLYLAAEHLPGCEHNFFWRIASYQWINTSGSHPFLAPSGAHGLWLYTLE from the exons ATGGCGGGAAGAGGACGTGGGCGCGGCCGCGGTCAGCTGACATTCAACATAGAGGCTGTAGGAATTGGAAAAGGAGAGAACCTGCCTCCAGCCACTCTTCAGCCCACCCCGCTTTTCCCG CCCATGGAGCACAAGCCGATCCCCCTGCAGACAGGCGAGGAGGCTGAGTACATGCTGGCCCTCAAGCAGGAGCTCAGGGGAGCCATGAAGAACCTTCCCTTCTACATCAGGCCAGCTGCACCTAAGAAAG ATGTCGAACGCTACTCAGACAAATACCAGAGTTCAGAACCAACTGACAACACCATTGAGTGGGATCCTG ACTGGAAGCGGCTGCCCAAGGAGTTGCGTATCAGAGTACGGAAGCCAGCGAAGGACA AGGCCCCAGTAGCACCAAAATGCGCCAAGCCACCTTGTGTCGACAAAGAGGAGATCATCCGCAAACTGGAGGTACGGCCAGGCTCTCGGTTTGATTCGAAAGGACCGCTGTGCTGCCCTTGGTTATCAGCAGCATCGATGCAACTTGTCTGCCGTGTGTCACGTGCACCCGTTGATGTTTTACTTTACCTGGCTGCTGAACATCTCCCAGGTTGTGAACACAACTTTTTCTGGAGAATTGCATCTTATCAGTGGATCAATACTTCAGGCAGTCATCCCTTCCTGGCTCCCTCTGGGGCTCATGGGCTGTGGTTGTACACTTTAGAGTAA